One Acidobacteriota bacterium genomic window, CCGCCAGGTCCGGGTCCTCGTCCCCGTCGACGTCCGCCCACCGTAGATCGCTGTGACCGAAGAAGGTGGCGCTAGAGCTATAGCCCGCGGTGAGCACGCCGGTGTCGTTGAAGTAGACCAGGGTCGGGTCGCGGCCCAGGGCCAGATCCACCCAGCCGTTGGCGTCCACGTCCGCCCAGGCCACCCCTTTGTCGGTGTCGGTATCGCCGGTGGTCCAGGTCGGCGTGGTGTCCATGCTGCCGCCGTCGTTGCGGTAGATGCCGCTCTCGAAATTCGCCCACTTGGACACCGCCAGATCCGGCCACTCATCGTCATCGAAGAGGCCGAAGGCGAGGAAGTTCTGGATCGACGTCTCCGCCGACTGCCACGAGGGCGTGGTTTCCAGCGTGCCCGCGTCGTTCTCGAAGCCGTACATGGGCCGGAAGGGGTCGTTCTGGGAATTGCCCTGGTTGGCGGTGAAGACGTCGACATCCCCATCGTCGTCGTAGTCGAAGAGCACCGCGTAGTTGTTCCAGGCGCTGTCGTTGGACGACCAGCCGGGGCTGGTGGACGGACCGCCGACACCACCGAAGTAGATCACCGACGGCGACAGCGAGCCACCGCCGTTGGCGGCGAAGACGTCCGGCAGGAGATCGGCGTTGATCAGGCCCACCTGGATGTCGCCGGTGGAAACCTCGTCGGCGGAGATCCACGACGGATTCGCCTCCAGCACGCCACCGACATTGCGGTAAATGAGATTCTCCCAATCCTCGTAGGGCGGGAAACTGTTGGAGATGTAGCAGCCTACCACCACGTCCAGATCCATGTCCCCGTCGATGTCCACCACCTGCAGACCGCCCACCTGCCGGCGCAGGGTGTTGGACCAATCCGGGCTGTCTCCGTACGGCACCGGATCGGGACCTCGATGGAGCAAACCCGGGACCTCGAAAGCCGGCAGGGTCACCGTCTCCAGACCGTCGTCGGATACCTCCACCCGCAGCGCCGCCGGCACCGGCCCGGGGCCGTCCTCCGCAGGGGCCTGCTGCGCCTCCAGGGCCGGCCAAGGACCGCACACCACCGCCAGCGAGGCCAAGACCACCCCG contains:
- a CDS encoding VCBS repeat-containing protein, yielding MPGRRNAARKVLDGRGGGWPLLIAGVVLASLAVVCGPWPALEAQQAPAEDGPGPVPAALRVEVSDDGLETVTLPAFEVPGLLHRGPDPVPYGDSPDWSNTLRRQVGGLQVVDIDGDMDLDVVVGCYISNSFPPYEDWENLIYRNVGGVLEANPSWISADEVSTGDIQVGLINADLLPDVFAANGGGSLSPSVIYFGGVGGPSTSPGWSSNDSAWNNYAVLFDYDDDGDVDVFTANQGNSQNDPFRPMYGFENDAGTLETTPSWQSAETSIQNFLAFGLFDDDEWPDLAVSKWANFESGIYRNDGGSMDTTPTWTTGDTDTDKGVAWADVDANGWVDLALGRDPTLVYFNDTGVLTAGYSSSATFFGHSDLRWADVDGDEDPDLAEIHFSNGVVNIYLNQGGVLDSTPSWSYNSAGAGTAIAFGDITGNGYADLVVGNSGDPSVMVFYNQGVPDPIFTDGFESGDTNSWSDVFPAP